In a single window of the Arthrobacter sp. StoSoilA2 genome:
- a CDS encoding 3-oxoacid CoA-transferase subunit A, translated as MLKFIDTVGEAVAGIKDGSTVMIGGFGNAGQPFELIDALMDCGAKDLTVVNNNAGQGDQGLALLIKEGRVRKMICSFPRQSDSWHFDAKFHAGEIELELVPQGNLAERIRAAGAGIGGFFTPTGYGTTLAEGKETRLLNGKWQVFETPIHADVALIKALKADGKGNLVYRKTARNFGPIMAAAAKHTIVQVSEIVPTGSLDPENVVTPGIYVNSVVRVDSADSNKKVA; from the coding sequence ATGCTGAAATTTATTGACACTGTTGGTGAAGCTGTCGCCGGCATCAAGGACGGTTCCACGGTGATGATCGGCGGCTTCGGCAACGCCGGCCAGCCGTTCGAACTGATCGACGCCCTGATGGACTGCGGCGCGAAGGACCTCACCGTGGTCAATAACAACGCCGGCCAGGGTGACCAAGGCCTGGCGTTGCTGATCAAGGAAGGCCGGGTCCGTAAGATGATCTGCTCCTTCCCGCGGCAGTCCGATTCCTGGCACTTCGATGCCAAGTTCCATGCCGGCGAGATTGAGCTGGAACTGGTCCCGCAGGGGAACCTGGCCGAGCGCATCCGTGCCGCGGGCGCTGGGATTGGCGGGTTCTTCACACCCACCGGCTACGGCACCACGTTGGCCGAGGGCAAGGAAACGCGACTGCTGAATGGAAAGTGGCAGGTGTTCGAAACGCCGATCCACGCCGACGTCGCACTGATCAAGGCACTCAAGGCGGACGGCAAGGGCAACCTCGTGTATCGCAAGACTGCCCGTAACTTCGGCCCCATCATGGCTGCCGCTGCCAAGCACACCATTGTGCAGGTCTCGGAGATTGTGCCGACCGGGTCTTTGGATCCGGAGAACGTGGTGACGCCGGGGATTTACGTCAACAGTGTGGTCCGCGTCGATTCTGCCGATTCAAACAAGAAGGTGGCCTGA
- a CDS encoding thiolase family protein produces MNQAFVYDAVRTPFGKFGSGLAAVRPDDLAAHVVRESVRRAPGLDVERIDEVVFGNANGAGEENRNVARMATLLAGLPVSIPGTTVNRLCGSSLDAAIIASRQINAGDAELMLVGGAESMSRAPWVLPKTSKPYPAGDMTLASTTLGWRLVNPAMNKDWTISLGEATERLREKYGITRERQDQFAADSHNLADAAWNEGFYDSLVSAVPGTDLVRDEGIRAGSSAEKLAGLKTVFRPESSGPDGGTVTAGNASPLSDGASAAWIGSEAASSILGMDPLARIAGRGAHGNDPQFFGFAPVEAANKALAKAGIGWDQVGAVELNEAFAAQSLACVDAWGIDPSIVNRHGGAIAMGHPLGASGTRILGTLARSLQTSGQRWGVAAICIGVGQGLAVVLENVSAGVSE; encoded by the coding sequence ATGAACCAGGCTTTTGTGTACGACGCCGTACGCACACCCTTTGGCAAGTTCGGCTCAGGACTTGCTGCTGTGCGTCCCGATGACCTCGCTGCCCATGTGGTCCGCGAGTCTGTCCGCCGGGCTCCAGGTTTGGATGTTGAACGGATCGACGAGGTGGTGTTCGGCAACGCCAACGGCGCCGGCGAAGAAAACCGCAACGTAGCCCGCATGGCAACCCTGCTGGCTGGACTCCCGGTATCCATCCCCGGGACCACGGTGAACCGTCTCTGTGGTTCGTCGTTGGACGCGGCAATCATTGCGTCCCGCCAGATCAATGCCGGCGATGCTGAGCTCATGCTCGTGGGCGGGGCAGAGTCCATGAGCCGGGCCCCGTGGGTGCTGCCGAAGACTTCCAAGCCGTACCCCGCCGGGGACATGACGCTGGCCTCCACCACGCTCGGCTGGCGTCTGGTGAACCCGGCCATGAACAAGGACTGGACCATCTCCCTGGGCGAGGCCACCGAACGGCTGCGCGAGAAGTACGGGATCACGCGTGAGCGTCAGGACCAGTTCGCTGCGGATTCGCACAATCTGGCCGATGCAGCGTGGAACGAAGGCTTCTACGATTCGTTGGTTTCCGCGGTGCCGGGAACGGACCTGGTGCGGGATGAAGGCATCCGGGCTGGTTCTTCGGCCGAGAAGCTTGCCGGTTTGAAGACGGTATTCCGGCCTGAGTCTTCAGGGCCCGACGGCGGCACCGTCACCGCCGGTAACGCCTCGCCGTTGTCCGATGGTGCTTCGGCTGCGTGGATTGGTTCGGAGGCTGCTTCGTCGATCCTTGGCATGGATCCCTTGGCCCGCATCGCGGGCAGGGGTGCCCATGGCAACGATCCCCAGTTCTTCGGGTTCGCGCCGGTGGAGGCCGCGAACAAGGCCCTCGCAAAGGCGGGCATCGGCTGGGACCAGGTTGGCGCCGTCGAACTTAACGAAGCGTTCGCCGCGCAGTCGCTGGCATGCGTTGACGCGTGGGGGATCGACCCGTCCATCGTGAACCGCCACGGCGGCGCGATCGCGATGGGCCACCCGCTTGGGGCCTCCGGCACCCGCATCCTGGGCACGCTGGCTCGGTCCCTGCAGACCTCCGGACAGCGCTGGGGTGTTGCGGCGATCTGCATCGGTGTTGGGCAGGGCCTGGCTGTGGTGCTGGAAAACGTTTCTGCGGGCGTATCGGAATAG
- the pcaC gene encoding 4-carboxymuconolactone decarboxylase produces the protein MSSSTEQNGAERNGAVQPQATAQDIYDAGMVVRREVLGNEHVDRANANKDSFTEDYQDMITRIAWGGIWTRPGLSRQMRSAVTLTALVAHGHWEELAMHVRAALNNGLSRDEIKEILLQTAIYCSVPSANSAFKTAQKVFAEIDANEPN, from the coding sequence ATGAGCTCTTCAACTGAGCAAAACGGTGCCGAGCGGAACGGTGCCGTGCAGCCGCAAGCGACTGCGCAGGACATTTACGACGCCGGCATGGTGGTCCGCCGCGAAGTGCTGGGAAATGAGCACGTAGACCGTGCGAACGCCAACAAGGATTCCTTTACCGAGGACTACCAGGACATGATCACCAGGATCGCCTGGGGCGGCATCTGGACGCGGCCCGGTCTTAGCCGGCAAATGCGCTCCGCCGTCACCCTCACGGCATTGGTGGCCCATGGTCACTGGGAGGAGCTCGCGATGCACGTCCGGGCGGCCCTCAACAACGGTCTGAGCAGGGACGAGATCAAGGAAATCCTGCTGCAGACCGCAATCTATTGCAGTGTGCCCTCGGCCAACTCGGCCTTCAAGACGGCGCAGAAAGTATTCGCCGAGATCGACGCCAACGAACCCAACTAG
- a CDS encoding alpha/beta fold hydrolase, translated as MAKPTVKAVLLSPQRELGAKPLLVVGPSLGTSTVLWTETAALLGDEYDVIGWDLPGHGISPAATEGFDVAELADAVVDLVDLVSPGARFHYAGVSLGGATGLQLGIKHGDRLRSLSVQCTGAKLGTPEGWLERAETVRRLGTPVMIQGSAERWFAAGFMDRQPEISSRLLHSLRDADRFSYSFCCEALAGFDVREQLGSITVPTQAIAGVEDSVAPPSFAEAVVAGITAGGGFAVVETLDGVGHLAPAEAPAVVAGLMRTFMKENGR; from the coding sequence GTGGCTAAGCCAACCGTCAAGGCCGTGCTGCTATCCCCGCAGCGCGAACTGGGAGCCAAACCGCTCCTCGTGGTCGGCCCATCGCTGGGCACCTCCACCGTGCTCTGGACCGAAACGGCAGCGCTGCTTGGTGATGAGTACGACGTCATCGGCTGGGACCTCCCCGGCCATGGCATCTCGCCAGCTGCCACGGAAGGTTTCGATGTCGCGGAACTGGCGGACGCCGTCGTCGATCTTGTTGACCTTGTGAGCCCGGGCGCAAGGTTCCACTACGCGGGCGTCTCGCTGGGCGGGGCCACCGGCCTGCAGCTCGGCATCAAGCATGGCGACCGCCTCCGCAGCCTGTCCGTCCAGTGCACCGGCGCTAAACTCGGCACACCCGAGGGCTGGCTGGAGCGCGCTGAAACCGTGCGCCGACTGGGGACGCCTGTGATGATCCAGGGCTCCGCCGAGCGTTGGTTCGCTGCCGGGTTCATGGACCGCCAGCCGGAAATCAGCAGCCGCCTCCTGCACTCACTCCGCGATGCCGACCGCTTCAGCTACTCGTTCTGCTGCGAAGCCCTCGCCGGGTTCGACGTCCGCGAGCAACTCGGCAGCATCACCGTCCCCACCCAGGCGATTGCCGGCGTCGAGGATTCGGTTGCGCCGCCGTCGTTCGCTGAAGCTGTTGTCGCCGGTATCACCGCTGGTGGCGGATTTGCTGTTGTTGAAACGCTCGACGGCGTCGGTCACCTCGCGCCAGCGGAGGCGCCTGCAGTTGTGGCCGGGCTGATGCGGACCTTCATGAAGGAGAACGGACGATGA
- a CDS encoding lyase family protein, which produces MTDGDFGLLSPVSASPAVAALTGDRAVIAAILDVEASWAAVLEEAGLVPAGSAAVVAEAADAGSYDVASVAERAQGGGNPVIPLLGDLRTKVKSMDSSAATAVHTSLTSQDVLDSALMLLASRAVSALLVDVKRTTTALATLAEQHAETLCVGRSLTQHALPYTFGLRAAQWFQGVAAAAARLESLRLPVQFGGAGGTLASGTKLTASSQTTPFELADSLASKLGLAAAPAPWHTNRLAVTSLGDGLAALVDSFGKIAADVLFLSRPEVGELGEPLAAGRGVSSAMPQKQNPVLSVLVRSAALQAPGLASQLHLAAATFNDERPDGAWHSEWPALRQLLALALGAAGHVSELTEGLRAFPEAMRRNLEISGPLLLSEGVMAAVAPLLGADGKQKLQAVVDETLKAPAAEQSRIYTKLLRETVPADKLSDAQLEALLDPASYLGEAAEISRRILAAYPDFTGSSSKGATRG; this is translated from the coding sequence ATGACCGACGGCGACTTCGGCCTCCTTAGCCCCGTCTCGGCGTCGCCCGCTGTCGCGGCGCTGACGGGCGACCGTGCCGTGATCGCGGCAATCCTCGACGTCGAGGCCTCCTGGGCTGCCGTCCTTGAGGAAGCGGGGCTCGTCCCTGCAGGTTCCGCCGCAGTTGTGGCCGAAGCCGCCGATGCCGGTTCTTACGACGTCGCTTCTGTGGCGGAACGCGCCCAGGGCGGGGGCAACCCTGTGATTCCGCTGCTTGGTGACCTGCGCACCAAGGTGAAATCCATGGATTCGAGCGCGGCAACCGCCGTGCACACCTCCCTCACCAGCCAGGACGTCCTGGACTCCGCCCTCATGCTGCTCGCCAGCCGCGCCGTTTCTGCATTGCTCGTTGACGTTAAACGCACGACGACGGCGCTCGCCACCTTGGCGGAACAGCACGCGGAAACGCTGTGCGTCGGGAGGAGCCTGACGCAGCATGCGCTTCCGTACACGTTTGGGCTCAGGGCTGCGCAGTGGTTCCAAGGGGTTGCTGCGGCGGCCGCCCGGCTGGAGTCGCTTCGGTTGCCTGTTCAGTTCGGCGGTGCCGGAGGAACGCTGGCTTCGGGGACCAAGCTGACTGCTTCCTCGCAGACCACGCCTTTTGAATTGGCGGATTCTTTGGCCTCGAAGCTTGGCCTTGCAGCGGCTCCTGCTCCATGGCACACCAACCGACTGGCCGTCACATCCTTGGGCGATGGACTCGCGGCACTGGTTGATTCCTTCGGCAAGATCGCCGCGGACGTGCTGTTCCTGAGCAGGCCCGAAGTGGGCGAACTCGGCGAACCGCTCGCCGCCGGACGAGGGGTCTCCTCGGCCATGCCGCAGAAGCAGAACCCCGTACTGTCCGTGCTCGTCCGCAGTGCGGCGCTGCAGGCACCAGGCCTCGCATCGCAGCTCCATCTCGCCGCGGCAACCTTCAACGATGAGCGCCCGGACGGTGCCTGGCACAGCGAATGGCCAGCCCTGCGTCAGCTGCTCGCATTGGCCTTGGGGGCCGCAGGTCACGTCAGCGAACTCACCGAAGGCCTCCGCGCTTTCCCCGAGGCCATGCGCCGCAACCTGGAAATCTCGGGACCGCTGCTGCTCAGCGAAGGTGTGATGGCCGCCGTCGCGCCTCTCCTGGGTGCGGATGGAAAGCAGAAGCTGCAGGCCGTCGTCGACGAAACGCTCAAGGCTCCTGCCGCCGAGCAGTCCCGTATCTACACCAAGCTGCTGCGCGAAACCGTCCCCGCGGACAAGCTCTCCGACGCCCAACTCGAAGCGCTCCTGGACCCCGCGAGCTACCTCGGTGAAGCTGCCGAAATAAGCCGCCGGATTCTCGCCGCCTACCCGGACTTCACTGGATCTTCATCGAAAGGAGCCACCCGTGGCTAA
- the pcaG gene encoding protocatechuate 3,4-dioxygenase subunit alpha, which produces MSKLTPTPGQTVGPFYGYALPFNKDNELLAPGSPGSIRLQGTVYDGAGNTIPDAILEIWQPDSDGNIVQRTGSLVRDGYTFTGWGRGSVGNSGVYTFTTVNPGPTKRGAAAFISVAVFARGLMNRLFTRVYLPENVEALANDPLLSSLDPERRKTLIARRDPDGGLTWDIRLQGGDETVFLDFQQDGSLETSVNADSQP; this is translated from the coding sequence ATGAGCAAGCTGACACCCACACCGGGCCAGACGGTGGGACCCTTCTACGGTTACGCCCTTCCCTTTAACAAGGACAACGAACTCCTGGCTCCGGGCAGCCCCGGAAGCATCCGCTTGCAGGGAACCGTCTACGACGGCGCCGGCAACACCATCCCGGACGCCATCCTTGAGATCTGGCAGCCGGACTCCGACGGCAACATCGTCCAGCGCACGGGCTCCCTGGTCCGCGACGGCTACACGTTCACCGGATGGGGCCGCGGCTCGGTCGGTAACTCCGGCGTCTATACCTTCACCACGGTCAACCCCGGCCCCACGAAGCGGGGCGCTGCGGCGTTCATCTCCGTAGCCGTGTTCGCACGCGGCCTCATGAACCGCCTCTTCACCCGCGTCTACCTGCCGGAAAACGTGGAAGCACTGGCCAACGACCCGCTGCTGAGCTCCCTGGACCCGGAACGCCGCAAGACGCTCATCGCCCGCCGCGACCCCGACGGTGGGCTCACCTGGGACATCCGGCTCCAGGGCGGCGACGAGACCGTGTTCCTGGACTTCCAGCAGGACGGTTCACTCGAGACCAGCGTCAACGCGGACTCACAGCCATGA
- the pcaH gene encoding protocatechuate 3,4-dioxygenase subunit beta: MPQEQTAQVNSAQALESEELVPPAEAHAAHDSRKVETQADLSAEMKGIGDRYAEALKNGKAPETMPRLDYAPYRSSILRHPTKNLHHADPETIELYSPAFGHQDVHALESDLTIQHNGEPQGERIIVAGRVLDGDGRPVAGQLVEIWQANAAGRYIHKRDQHPAPLDPNFTGVGRCITGDDGSYSFTTIKPGAYPWKNHLNAWRPAHIHFSMFGSEFTQRIVTQMYFPGDQLFPLDPIYQSIVDQDARDRLVAQYDHELTSPEWALGYKWDIILTGSKRTWTENEAFGDAGDEE, encoded by the coding sequence GTGCCGCAAGAACAGACTGCACAAGTCAACTCTGCACAAGCGCTCGAATCCGAGGAGCTCGTGCCGCCCGCTGAGGCACATGCAGCGCATGATTCCAGGAAAGTGGAAACCCAGGCGGATCTCAGTGCTGAGATGAAGGGCATCGGGGACCGCTATGCGGAGGCCTTGAAGAACGGAAAGGCGCCGGAGACCATGCCGCGCCTGGACTACGCACCGTACCGCAGCAGCATCCTGCGGCACCCGACGAAGAACCTGCACCACGCGGACCCGGAAACCATCGAGCTCTACTCGCCCGCGTTCGGCCACCAGGATGTGCACGCGCTGGAATCGGACCTGACCATCCAGCACAACGGCGAGCCGCAGGGTGAGCGCATCATCGTCGCTGGCCGCGTCCTGGACGGCGACGGCCGCCCGGTCGCCGGTCAGCTCGTGGAGATCTGGCAGGCCAACGCAGCCGGCCGCTACATCCACAAGCGTGATCAGCACCCCGCCCCGCTGGACCCCAACTTCACCGGCGTCGGCCGTTGCATCACTGGCGATGACGGCTCGTACAGCTTCACCACGATCAAACCCGGCGCTTACCCGTGGAAGAACCACCTGAACGCCTGGCGCCCGGCCCACATCCACTTCTCCATGTTCGGCTCGGAGTTCACGCAACGCATCGTCACCCAGATGTACTTCCCGGGCGATCAGCTCTTCCCGCTGGATCCCATTTACCAGTCGATCGTGGACCAGGACGCCCGCGACCGCCTCGTGGCACAGTACGACCATGAGCTCACCAGTCCCGAATGGGCCCTCGGCTACAAGTGGGACATCATCCTGACCGGCTCCAAGCGGACCTGGACGGAAAACGAAGCATTCGGCGACGCCGGGGACGAGGAGTAA
- a CDS encoding sugar phosphate isomerase/epimerase and 4-hydroxyphenylpyruvate domain-containing protein gives MRTGIATVCLSGTLKEKMQACAIAGFDGIEIFEQDLVTSPLSPEEVRKMAADLGLGLDLYQPFRDFDGVTPDLLKANLKRAEAKFNLMERLGMDTILVCSNVATATIDDDELRASQLTELAELAGDHGVKVAYEALAWGKYVNDYEHAYRLVEMVDHPNLGTCLDSFHILSRDWDTAPIEQINADKIFFVQVADAPKLSMDVLSWSRHYRVFPGEGQFELAKFMGHVVRAGYTGPVSLEVFNDVFRQSDTERTAVDAMRSLIWLEEQSANWLAGTSADGESVNGGASRRRYPMELATLPKVNEPAGFNFAEVKADDTAQLEKLLGQLGFEFEGRHRTKDVQLWTMGQARVIINEQAASHSEPAIAALGFDVDSPVIASARAQQLKAPVVARKVQADEEVFQGISAPDSTEIFLCQGSPDGTAAWTHEFGEGLEHSAAPQNAVIDHVNLAQPWQHFDEAVLFYTSALALEPQPFAEVPSPSGLVRSQVMETSDGSVRLVLNLAPAQQAQSARKTYQEHIAFAVGDLVATARSARDRGLEFLEIPANYYEDLDARFDLEPGFLATLKELNLLYDRDANGEFLHFYTATVGSVFFEMVERRGNYDGYGAPNAPVRHAVQYDSLHRS, from the coding sequence ATGCGCACCGGAATCGCGACGGTCTGCCTGTCCGGCACGCTGAAAGAAAAGATGCAGGCCTGCGCCATCGCGGGCTTTGACGGCATCGAAATCTTCGAGCAGGACCTCGTCACTTCGCCCCTGAGTCCCGAGGAAGTGCGGAAAATGGCCGCGGATCTTGGCCTCGGCTTGGATCTGTACCAGCCCTTCCGCGATTTCGACGGCGTCACTCCGGACCTGCTGAAGGCCAACCTCAAGCGGGCCGAGGCCAAGTTCAACCTGATGGAACGCCTGGGCATGGACACCATCCTGGTCTGCTCCAACGTCGCTACTGCAACGATTGACGACGATGAACTCCGCGCCTCCCAGCTAACGGAACTCGCCGAGCTGGCCGGGGATCACGGCGTCAAAGTTGCCTACGAAGCCCTGGCCTGGGGAAAGTACGTGAACGACTATGAGCACGCGTACCGTCTGGTCGAGATGGTGGACCACCCCAACCTCGGAACGTGCCTGGACTCGTTCCACATCCTTTCCCGCGACTGGGACACCGCGCCGATCGAGCAGATCAACGCGGACAAGATTTTCTTCGTCCAGGTTGCCGACGCCCCCAAGCTCTCCATGGACGTGCTCTCGTGGAGCCGCCATTACCGGGTGTTCCCGGGCGAGGGGCAGTTCGAGCTCGCCAAGTTTATGGGCCACGTAGTCCGCGCCGGCTACACGGGCCCGGTTTCCCTTGAGGTCTTCAACGACGTTTTCCGCCAGTCGGACACCGAGCGGACGGCCGTCGATGCCATGCGCTCCCTGATCTGGCTGGAGGAGCAGAGCGCCAACTGGCTGGCGGGCACCTCCGCGGACGGCGAGTCGGTCAACGGTGGCGCCTCCCGCCGTCGTTATCCCATGGAACTGGCAACGCTGCCCAAGGTGAACGAGCCCGCCGGCTTCAACTTCGCCGAGGTCAAAGCCGACGACACCGCGCAGCTCGAGAAGCTCCTGGGCCAGCTCGGCTTCGAATTCGAAGGGCGCCACCGCACCAAAGACGTCCAGCTGTGGACCATGGGCCAGGCCCGCGTAATCATCAACGAGCAAGCGGCTTCGCATTCGGAACCGGCTATCGCCGCTTTAGGGTTCGACGTCGACTCTCCAGTGATTGCCTCCGCTCGAGCCCAGCAACTCAAGGCGCCGGTGGTTGCCCGCAAAGTCCAGGCCGATGAGGAAGTCTTCCAAGGTATCTCCGCCCCGGACTCCACCGAAATCTTCCTCTGCCAGGGCAGCCCGGACGGGACCGCTGCGTGGACGCATGAGTTCGGCGAAGGGCTGGAGCACTCCGCAGCGCCGCAGAACGCTGTGATTGACCACGTGAACCTCGCCCAGCCCTGGCAGCACTTCGACGAAGCCGTCCTTTTCTACACCAGCGCCCTGGCATTGGAGCCACAGCCCTTCGCTGAGGTCCCAAGCCCCAGCGGCCTGGTGCGCTCGCAGGTCATGGAGACCTCGGACGGCTCAGTCAGGCTGGTCCTGAATCTCGCACCGGCGCAGCAGGCCCAGAGTGCACGCAAGACTTACCAGGAACATATCGCCTTCGCCGTGGGAGACCTCGTGGCAACGGCCCGTTCCGCACGCGATCGTGGCCTTGAGTTTCTGGAGATTCCGGCCAACTACTACGAGGACCTGGACGCCCGTTTCGATCTCGAACCCGGCTTCCTGGCAACCCTCAAGGAGCTCAACCTCCTTTACGACCGGGACGCCAACGGAGAATTCCTCCACTTCTACACCGCCACCGTTGGCAGCGTGTTCTTCGAAATGGTGGAACGTCGCGGCAACTACGACGGCTACGGAGCGCCCAATGCACCGGTTCGCCACGCCGTCCAATACGACTCGCTACACCGGTCATAA
- a CDS encoding shikimate dehydrogenase has protein sequence MSNRAESVLVGLIGEGVMPSLTPPMHEREADVQGLRLLYRPIDLLDLALPATAVGDLLTAAQRMGFNGLNITHPCKQLVLEHLDEISDDARRLGAVNTVLIQDGRFIGHNTDFSGFGSALADGLPGAKLERVVQLGAGGAGSAVAYALLTAGVGTLDLVDMDPARAAERAAELGELFPAATVTPRSTDELPQIMPLADGLVHCTPIGMAAHPGLPLDVDLLEPRHWVADIVYRPIETQLVREARAKGCKVLDGGRMAVGQAADAFRLFTGHDADRDRMRAHFLELIAVEDALAATEAPALAKAGH, from the coding sequence ATGAGCAACCGAGCCGAGTCCGTTCTGGTGGGCCTGATTGGCGAAGGCGTCATGCCGTCGCTGACTCCGCCCATGCACGAACGCGAAGCCGATGTGCAGGGCCTTCGCTTGCTGTACCGCCCCATCGACCTGCTGGACCTGGCTTTGCCGGCCACCGCCGTCGGGGATCTCCTCACCGCGGCCCAGCGCATGGGCTTCAACGGACTGAACATCACGCACCCGTGCAAGCAGCTGGTCCTTGAGCACCTTGACGAAATTTCCGACGACGCCCGTCGCCTGGGTGCCGTCAATACAGTCCTCATTCAGGACGGCCGGTTCATCGGCCACAACACCGACTTTTCAGGTTTCGGCTCGGCTCTCGCCGACGGACTCCCCGGTGCGAAGCTGGAGCGCGTGGTCCAGCTGGGTGCGGGCGGTGCGGGTTCCGCCGTCGCCTACGCCCTGCTCACCGCCGGGGTCGGCACCCTGGACCTGGTGGACATGGACCCGGCGCGGGCGGCAGAGCGCGCCGCCGAACTTGGCGAACTCTTCCCGGCCGCCACGGTCACGCCGCGGAGCACGGACGAGCTCCCGCAGATCATGCCCCTCGCCGACGGTTTGGTTCACTGCACCCCGATCGGCATGGCCGCCCACCCCGGGCTGCCGCTGGACGTCGACCTCCTGGAACCGCGGCACTGGGTTGCGGACATCGTCTACCGCCCCATCGAGACGCAGCTGGTCCGCGAAGCGCGGGCCAAGGGCTGCAAGGTTCTCGACGGCGGACGCATGGCGGTCGGTCAGGCTGCCGACGCTTTCCGGCTCTTCACGGGCCACGACGCCGATCGCGACCGCATGCGGGCCCACTTCCTTGAGCTGATCGCCGTCGAGGATGCGCTCGCCGCCACCGAAGCCCCGGCTCTGGCAAAGGCGGGTCACTGA
- a CDS encoding IclR family transcriptional regulator — protein sequence MSVKEDTKTDMVGKALGLLVLLGNEPKGASAADLARSAGLPFSTTYRLLGSLTRDGFVDYEPDGRRYHLGLRVFQLGQRVSNHHGFAATALPVLQRVTERTEEATILSVRDGNHHLTVNKVDGPKTFRVTSDPGHLGALHTTSVGKAIVAFENDAERERLLEELPLEPLTERSITDRAAFRAEIEQVRRQGYAVMDEENEIGMRAVAVPVLNSQGHAFASLATAVPVFRLTMDELIAHVPTLQEAAAELAARLPQR from the coding sequence ATGAGTGTGAAAGAGGACACAAAGACCGACATGGTCGGCAAGGCCCTGGGCCTGTTGGTATTGCTGGGGAATGAGCCCAAGGGTGCGAGTGCCGCGGATCTGGCCAGGAGTGCGGGACTTCCGTTCAGTACGACGTACCGGCTGCTCGGTTCATTGACGCGCGACGGATTTGTGGATTACGAGCCCGACGGACGTCGGTATCATCTGGGATTGCGGGTCTTCCAGCTGGGCCAGCGGGTTTCCAACCACCACGGCTTCGCGGCAACGGCCCTTCCCGTACTCCAGCGCGTTACGGAGCGGACCGAGGAAGCAACCATCCTCTCGGTGCGCGACGGAAATCATCATCTAACCGTCAATAAGGTGGACGGCCCCAAGACCTTCCGCGTCACCAGCGATCCTGGCCATCTTGGTGCGCTGCACACGACGTCCGTGGGTAAGGCGATAGTCGCTTTTGAGAACGACGCCGAACGCGAACGACTGCTCGAAGAGTTGCCCCTGGAGCCTCTCACTGAGCGCTCCATTACCGATCGGGCTGCATTCCGGGCGGAGATCGAGCAAGTGCGCCGGCAGGGCTACGCGGTCATGGACGAAGAAAACGAGATCGGCATGCGCGCGGTCGCGGTACCGGTCCTCAACTCCCAAGGCCACGCCTTTGCGTCACTCGCCACGGCCGTTCCGGTATTTCGTCTCACCATGGATGAGCTCATCGCCCACGTCCCTACTTTGCAGGAAGCCGCGGCTGAACTCGCGGCCCGCCTGCCCCAGCGTTAG